AAAGGTGGAAACCAGAGATCAAGGAAAGCTAATATTGAAGTTAAGTATATGAAAGGCTATATACCTATCAGATCTTCTTCCATTTATGGGTCAAAAGATACAATACATAAAATAAGTGATAAAATCCCTGTATATGTGGTAAGTGCAAAAGCTCCTGATGGATTGGAAGCTGTCGACTGGACTCTACTAACTAATGTACCATACTTTAGATGCCATAGAAAAGATAAATTGGTATAAGCTAAGATGGAAAATTGAAGAGTATTTTAGGATTTTAAAATCAGGATGTAAGATAGAAAGCTCTCGCTTAGCTACAAAAGAAAGATTACAGAAGTTAATTGCTATAAAAAGTATAATCGCGTTTAAAATTTTATATTTGACAAAAGTGGCTTTATCAAATCCCATGGAAACTTGTACTAAAATTTTAAGCAACGAAGAGTGGAAGGTCCTTTACATGCGTGAGTATCGGGTAGCAACATTACCCGAAGAACCTCCAAACATAAAACAAGCTATTATTTGGTTAGGAAAATTGGATGGATTTATGAATAGAAAAAGTGATAATTTACCAGGGTCTATGACTCTATGGCGGGGCTATGAAAACCTTAAGGAGAGCATTGTTATGCTTCACATCATAACCTCTCAAAATTGTGGGTAAAAGTAAGATTTGAATCCTATAGAACACTATTGGCATATCATCAAAAGTCGCCTCAGACCTCTAATGCACCACTATACAGACTTGCAGCTTTTAGTTGGTAGTACCATAATGGAATTTTATCATTCATTTTAGAAACTACTATAGTTAGCGGAATCTATGCCAAGATACCGCGGCGGTATGACATGGGGAAACCTTGCTTGGGTCAGCTATAGTAAAAAGATTACTAAACATTTCTCCTTAATTAATTTTATTAAATATTAGCATAATAAATTAAGTTTAATACTTTTTTATTAAAATACTAAATTAAAATATTGATTACTTAAACAGTATGAATTATGATATTATTAATTTATATAGTTGAAATTTTAGGAATATGTTTATGCCAAAATATGTTAAGGAGTATATTAAGGAATATGTTAGTAATATTGCTGAGTCTAATATATTAAAGGTTTATACTTTCAAAAATGAATCTCAAATTCAGGTATTTTTCAAAATTGAAAATGAAGAAATTGATAGAATTTTTTCAGGACAAGAAATAGTAACATTTTTAAATTACACTACCAAAAAGAACTTAAACCTGAAAAAAATATGATAGATCGTAAAAATAACTTTACCATTAGTAAAAACGTAAAACAAGGCATTATTAAAGATGTAGAAGGTATACGTAGAAAAAATGGTAAATATTCATATAAAGTACCAGTTTTATCACCTGAAGAACAATACGAGGAATTGTTTGAAAGCAAGCAAGCTATCCGATTTGATTTGAATCATTTTATGTCAAGCAACATATCAAAAAGCATGAACTTGAAGAATAGATTTGAAGAAACTTTGGGTTTTGATCCCATAAGTGTTGAAAGTGCAATCACACAAGGTGATTAATGGTATGTAAATCTCCTCTTGATATCAACCTTCGTTGTTGGGAAAGCAGATAAACCACGTCGAAAATTCGCTTAAACCTT
The window above is part of the Wolbachia endosymbiont (group A) of Bibio marci genome. Proteins encoded here:
- a CDS encoding transposase, with product MYHTLDAIEKINWYKLRWKIEEYFRILKSGCKIESSRLATKERLQKLIAIKSIIAFKILYLTKVALSNPMETCTKILSNEEWKVLYMREYRVATLPEEPPNIKQAIIWLGKLDGFMNRKSDNLPGSMTLWRGYENLKESIVMLHIITSQNCG